A genomic window from Leptolyngbya sp. BL0902 includes:
- a CDS encoding alpha/beta fold hydrolase — MTATLPATAYRAPSQYWTWRDQAIHYVVAGEPHPSRPPLLLVHGFGASTDHWHKNIRGLQADFEVWAIDLLGFGRSAKPNWDYSGSLWQAQLHEFIQEKIGRPTVLAGNSLGGYTSLCVAANHPESAAGLVLLNSAGPFSDSASDSAPAAKPNPVAKFIQSVMLQPLPSWLLFQYVRQPSVIRRTLNQVYVDKSAITDELVEDIRRPSCDPGAPQVFASVFKSRQGEKVDELLQKMACPLLMLWGEGDPWMNCRDKGAKFRQYYPALTEHYLQAGHCPHDEVPDQVNGLLRDWVIGLGA, encoded by the coding sequence ATGACTGCCACCCTCCCCGCCACCGCCTACCGCGCCCCCAGCCAGTACTGGACTTGGCGAGACCAGGCCATCCACTACGTCGTGGCGGGGGAGCCGCACCCCAGCCGTCCGCCGCTGCTGTTGGTGCATGGCTTTGGCGCTTCCACCGACCACTGGCACAAAAACATCCGGGGTCTGCAAGCGGATTTTGAGGTGTGGGCCATCGACCTGCTGGGGTTTGGGCGTTCTGCCAAGCCCAACTGGGACTATAGCGGCAGTTTGTGGCAGGCCCAACTGCATGAATTTATCCAGGAAAAAATCGGACGTCCCACGGTGCTGGCCGGGAACTCCCTGGGGGGATATACCTCCCTTTGCGTGGCGGCGAACCATCCCGAATCCGCCGCTGGGCTGGTGTTGCTGAACAGTGCGGGGCCATTTTCGGACTCAGCTTCCGATTCAGCCCCCGCTGCCAAGCCCAACCCCGTGGCCAAGTTCATCCAATCGGTGATGCTGCAACCGTTGCCCAGTTGGCTGTTGTTCCAGTACGTACGCCAGCCCTCGGTGATTCGCCGCACCCTGAATCAGGTGTATGTGGATAAGTCCGCCATCACCGACGAACTGGTGGAGGACATCCGCCGCCCCTCCTGCGATCCGGGCGCACCCCAGGTGTTCGCCTCGGTATTCAAATCCCGCCAGGGCGAAAAGGTGGACGAACTGCTGCAAAAAATGGCCTGCCCCCTGCTGATGCTGTGGGGCGAGGGCGATCCCTGGATGAACTGCCGCGACAAGGGGGCCAAATTCCGTCAGTATTACCCCGCCCTGACCGAGCACTACCTGCAAGCAGGCCACTGCCCCCACGACGAAGTGCCCGACCAGGTAAACGGCCTGCTGCGGGATTGGGTGATCGGGTTAGGGGCGTAG
- the ggt gene encoding gamma-glutamyltransferase, producing the protein MAAASVQSGRGVIAAGHPLTAEAGAEMLRQGGNAFDAVVAAAFAACVTESVLTSLAGGGFLLAHTAEGENRLFDFFCQTPRHKIPADQVQFFPIQANFGDTVQEFHIGLGSVAVPGTLAGLLTVHEQLGRLPLKTVMAPAQHWATQGITVNGFQAYCYQLLASILTATPAASALYAPQGTLLKEGDRLYLPDFAALLDQIAQDGADLMYRGPLAEQIVQASERQGGYLRMDDLQQYPVIERQPLAIPYRDALLLTNPPPSSGGALIAFALELLATADLTEHRSPRHVATLREVMRLTNLARQDGYDAHLYRDDVLEEFLGSPHLAPYRQQLLDALQPTTLNKWGSTTHISVIDGEGNAVSMTTSNGEGSAYVIPGTGVMLNNMLGEEDLNPNGFHQWQPNQRISSMMAPTMVLEQGKPRLVLGSGGSNRIRTAILQVVSNVLDFGMDIEAAVTAPRIHWERGSFHLEPGYDRSTLEQQGIGAEDDCTWWQAPNMFFGGVHAVGRSETGDFSGIGDARRSGACVIVE; encoded by the coding sequence ATGGCCGCTGCTTCAGTTCAATCGGGTCGAGGGGTGATTGCAGCGGGCCATCCGCTGACGGCAGAGGCGGGGGCGGAGATGCTGCGCCAGGGGGGCAATGCCTTTGATGCGGTGGTGGCGGCGGCGTTTGCGGCCTGTGTGACCGAGTCGGTGTTGACCTCCCTCGCCGGGGGTGGGTTTCTGCTGGCCCACACCGCCGAGGGCGAAAACCGTCTGTTCGACTTCTTTTGCCAAACGCCCCGCCACAAGATCCCCGCTGACCAAGTGCAGTTTTTCCCCATCCAGGCTAACTTTGGCGACACGGTGCAGGAGTTTCACATTGGCCTGGGCTCCGTGGCGGTACCGGGGACGTTGGCCGGATTATTGACGGTACACGAACAACTGGGACGCTTGCCGCTCAAAACGGTGATGGCCCCCGCCCAGCACTGGGCCACCCAGGGAATCACGGTCAACGGGTTTCAAGCCTATTGCTACCAGCTCTTGGCCAGCATCCTCACCGCCACCCCCGCCGCCAGCGCCCTCTACGCCCCTCAGGGCACCTTGCTGAAGGAAGGGGATCGCTTGTACCTGCCTGATTTTGCGGCCCTGTTGGATCAGATCGCCCAGGACGGAGCCGACCTGATGTATCGCGGCCCCCTAGCTGAGCAGATCGTTCAAGCCAGCGAACGCCAGGGCGGCTATCTGAGGATGGACGACTTACAGCAGTACCCGGTGATTGAACGCCAACCCCTCGCCATTCCCTACCGCGATGCTCTGTTGCTGACCAACCCACCCCCTAGCTCTGGCGGGGCACTGATCGCCTTTGCGCTGGAACTCTTGGCCACCGCCGACCTCACCGAGCACCGCAGCCCTCGCCACGTCGCTACCCTGCGGGAGGTGATGCGCCTCACCAACCTGGCCCGTCAGGATGGCTACGATGCCCATCTGTATCGCGATGACGTTTTAGAAGAGTTTCTAGGCTCTCCACACCTCGCGCCCTATCGTCAGCAGCTACTCGACGCCCTGCAACCGACGACCCTCAACAAATGGGGCAGCACCACCCACATCAGCGTTATCGATGGCGAGGGCAATGCCGTCAGCATGACCACCTCCAACGGCGAAGGTTCCGCCTACGTGATCCCCGGCACCGGGGTGATGCTGAACAACATGCTGGGCGAGGAAGACCTCAACCCCAACGGCTTCCACCAGTGGCAACCCAACCAGCGCATTTCCTCGATGATGGCCCCGACCATGGTGCTGGAGCAGGGCAAGCCTCGGCTGGTGCTGGGGTCAGGCGGATCCAACCGCATCCGCACCGCCATTTTGCAGGTGGTCTCCAACGTGCTGGACTTCGGCATGGATATTGAAGCCGCCGTTACCGCTCCTCGGATCCACTGGGAACGGGGATCCTTCCACCTCGAACCGGGCTATGACCGCTCAACCCTAGAACAGCAGGGCATTGGGGCCGAGGACGACTGTACCTGGTGGCAAGCGCCCAATATGTTCTTTGGCGGTGTCCATGCCGTCGGTCGTTCAGAAACCGGAGACTTTTCTGGCATTGGCGATGCCCGCCGCAGTGGAGCCTGCGTGATTGTGGAGTAG
- a CDS encoding dihydrofolate reductase family protein has product MKTQYYTASSLDGFIATEADSIEWLFPLGDPQDSSYPDFVAEVGALAMGSATYDWILRHGDSVMAETGSPWPYTQPAWVFTRRRLPTIAGAKIHFVQGDVRPVHHAMQTAAAGKNLWIVGGGDLAAQFYDAGLLDEIIVQIGSVTLGGGKPLFPRRVLSPQLSLSSVRHLGPGLAELRYAIHREDEALADLIEAVEDDESYEQSEGMEVYRALLDPDPAHKKGQP; this is encoded by the coding sequence ATGAAGACCCAATACTACACAGCCAGCAGTCTCGATGGGTTCATCGCCACCGAGGCCGACTCGATAGAGTGGCTCTTTCCCCTCGGCGATCCCCAAGATTCTAGCTATCCCGACTTTGTGGCGGAGGTGGGAGCCCTGGCCATGGGATCGGCCACCTACGATTGGATTCTGCGCCACGGCGATAGTGTCATGGCCGAAACCGGATCTCCCTGGCCCTACACGCAGCCTGCCTGGGTGTTCACCCGTCGCCGATTGCCCACCATCGCTGGGGCCAAAATTCACTTTGTGCAGGGGGATGTGCGCCCCGTTCACCACGCTATGCAGACCGCAGCGGCAGGGAAAAATCTCTGGATTGTGGGCGGTGGCGACTTGGCGGCCCAGTTCTACGACGCCGGACTCCTCGACGAGATCATCGTTCAGATTGGTTCAGTGACCTTGGGTGGCGGCAAACCCCTGTTTCCCCGACGGGTACTCAGCCCCCAGCTATCCCTAAGTTCGGTGCGGCACCTCGGCCCTGGTCTGGCAGAACTCCGGTATGCCATTCACAGAGAAGATGAAGCCCTTGCCGACCTCATCGAAGCCGTAGAAGACGATGAATCCTATGAACAATCCGAAGGGATGGAAGTCTATCGCGCCCTGCTAGATCCAGACCCAGCCCACAAAAAAGGACAGCCCTAA